GACGAACGCGTCGGCGCCGACGATCAGCTTGCCGCCCGCCTCGGAGGTGTCGCTGACGAAGTCGTCGGTGAACAGCGCCCGCCACGCGGCCCAGTCCTTGGTGTCCAGGTACCGGCAGTAGCGTGCCTTGAGCTGCTTGATCGACTCAATTGACAGTAGCGAGGCGGCTGTAACATCAGGGATCACCCGCCCAGCCTGACATTGGCGCGCGAGGGCGGTGTTGGCGGGGCGGCTCAACTCTTGTAGTAGACGAGCTGATGCGTGGTGGCTAGCAAGGCACCCGCACGCGTCCACACCTGTGCGCTCTGATCGGAATGGCCGTGGGCGAAGCAATGGGCGTGCGCGGTGGCCAGGACGTAGTCGCCGCCCAGCGCGGCGAGCTGTTCAGCATCGGCGTGGAAGTAGGTCGTCATCGAAATTGTCCCGGCCGGCACGACTTTGCCGCGGCGTTGAAACACCCGTGGATAGAAGACGTCGCACAGCGCGGCCAGCGCCGGATAGTCCACGGGGCGCTGGGCCCGGTCGCGGACCCACAGGGTGCATGGCGACGTCGGGGTGGGCTCGGTCTCTAGCCCGGAAAGCGCGCCCTGCACGAAGCGCATCTCGTAAAGGCGTGCCCAGGCGACGAGCATGTCCGGGCCGCCGCCCGCCGCGATCGACTCCGGTGCGGGCGTGGCGGGAGGCCGTGCTTCGGTGTCACCCCAGGTGTCGCGGCGGCCCCCGAATACCGCGGTCGCCGTGGTCTTGATCTGGCCGTGCTGGCTCAGTTCGGCGCTCCAGTGCTGGTTGCTGCGGTTGGTTCGGGCGGTCCGAAGCGAGATGTCGAAGTCGCCGTCGGCGATCGGCCCGGCGAAGTTGACGGTTACTGCCAGCGGGTCACCCAGCCGATCGGGGTGGGTCTGAATCGCCTGCAGCAGTACCGCGGTGGTGATGCCGCCGAACGGGCCGACCATGTTGGCCCACTCGGGGTGAGTCCGTCCGCGTCTGGTGTTGTCGTCGAGGGTCTCGAGCTGAAGGGCCACATCGAAGGGATGCGCGAAGGGATGCGGGGACGTCATGCTGACCGCACCTTACTTGGCCTCGGCCGAGGTCGGAACACGGGTTATCACATTTGCCGGACACCCAGTAGTGAGTAACCACGTCACGATTACACTGCAATTTAACGTAAGCATGTGCCGCGGTATGACCGATGGTGAGGTCAGCGAAGGCGTGGGATTTCCAGACGGCCCCGAAGCTCGCTGAAAAGCTCTCGTGGATGCGCGATGTCATCGACTCCGAGGTCATCCCAGGCCCTACGTCAGGAGGCAGGCATCGCATGCGCATTCCGGATCGCCAGCGGGCCGTCGTCATGCCCGGGCCGGGCGAGGCCGTCCAGGTCGTCGAGAGGCCGGTAGGCGCACCGGGACCCGGCCAGGTGTTGGTCAAGGTCAACGCCTCGAGCCTCAATTTCCACGACAACGTCAACCTGATGGGTATGCTGCCCGGACCGTGGCCGCGGGTACCCATGACCGACGGCGCCGGGGAAGTAGTGGCACTCGGGCCGGAAGTCGACGAGCTTCGCGTCGGCGATCGCGTCATGGGGGCCTTCCACCCGGGCTGGCGCGATGGACCGCCCACCCCGGAGGCAAAGCGCGAGCTGCCCGGCGACACCTGCGATGGATGGCTGCAGCAGTACCGCGTCGCCGATGTCACCGGCCTGGTCGGCAGCCCCGAGCACCTCAGCGACGTCGAAGCCGCGACGATTCCCTGCGCGGGCGTGACCGCCTGGAGTGCGTTGGCGGAGGCCGACATTGGGGAGGGTGACGTCGTGGTGACTCAGGGAACCGGCGGCGTGTCGCTGTTCGCCGTCCAGCTGGCCCGGGCCCGCGGCGCCGCGGTGATCCTGACATCGTCGTCCGACGACAAACTTCGCGCCGGATCAGCTTTGGGCGCAACGCATCTCGTCAATTACCGGACCACGCCGGATTGGGCGACGGAGGTGAAGCGACTGACCGGTGGGCGAGGCGCGAAATTGGTCGTCGATCTGGGCGGCCCCGCCACGCTGCCGCATTCGCTGCATGCGGCCGCGATGGGCGGCACGATCGCGGTGATCGGCGTGCTCAGCGGATTCGACATGGCGCCCATCGCGGTCGCCGAGCTGATGCTCAACAACCTGCGTGTCATCGGGATCACGGTCGGCAGTGTGTGCGCTCACCGCGAACTGTGCGACGTGATAACCCGCGCCGGTATCACACCGCACATCAGCCATGTCTTCGACTGGGAGCAGCTCGACGAGGCGCTGCGGGTGATGCGGGCCGGTGCACACGTCGGCAAGATTGCGCTGACAATCCGGTGACCGCGCGAGGGGGCCAGCCCTGCCCAGCAAAGTCGAGCTGACCGCGGACCAGATCGTCGCTGCGGCAACGGAAATCATGCGGGAAGGCGGCATCGATGCGATCAGCATGCGCAGCGTGGCCGGCCGCTTGGGCGTCACACCCGCCGCCGGTGTACTCCCGATCGGCAACAAGGACGCGCTGCTCGACGCGGTCGCCGAGCACCTGTTGGACGACCTGGCGCCCCGGCTGGAGCGCGCGGGCGACGGTCGGTTTCGTCGGGATGCATCATCCGCCCAGCACCACATCGACGCGGGCCCGGGTCGGGCTGGCCGGTAGCGACCCGACCGGGGTTTCCCGCGAGGAAGTCGACGAGCTGTTCGCCGTAAACATCGACTACCTGATCGACGGCATCCGCCGTGACTGCGGTCAGCCTGCCGGATTGGCGCAGACCGGGCTTGTACGATGCAGCGATGGCCAAGCCGCTGATCCCGGCCGACGACATCCTGCGCCACGCCCTGCAGCTGCTGGATAACGAAGGGATCGAAGCGCTGTCCGTGCGGCGGTTGTCGGCCGCGCTCAAGATCTCGCCGCGGACGCTGTATCAGCAGGTCGGTAATCGGGAAGCGTTGATCCGAGCGCTGGTCGCTCGACACTTCGCGCAGTTGAAGCTCGACTTCAAGGAATACGACACCTGGGAGTCGACCGCGCTGCACTGGTGTTTGGCGTTGCACCGTGCGCTGTGCTCGCATCCCTACCTGACCGAGCTGATGACGATCGACGACCGCAGCGCCGTGACGGACTACGTCAACGCGCTCCTGAAAGCGACTCTGCAGGAAGGCATTCCGGGTCCATTGGCCTCCGAATGCTGTCGCGGCCTGGCGCACATGACGATCAACCATTCCATCGTCGAGGTCCGGGCGTTGCGTGAGCCGCAGCGCTCGGCGGCGGAGACGGCCAAGATCGAGCAGAACTTTCCGCGGCTTGTCGAATGGGTGATCGCCGGGGTGCGGGCCGAAGCGGCCGACTCGACGAGGGCGCGACGGTCATCCTGAGACACCGCCGTCGACGGTCATCAATGACCCGGTGGTGTAGCTCGAGGCGTCGGAGAGCAAATAGACTACGGCTCCGGCGATCTCGTCGGGCCGGCTCACCCGTCCCACCGCGATCCGGCGCGTGTTCGACAGCCGCGGCGGTGCTCAGCGCATCGAGGCCGGCCTTGGCTGCTGCGTCCACCGTGGTGAGGAGTGTCGGGTCTGTATAGTCAATTACCTGTGCTGTACAGTCGCTCAGCACAAGCCTGAATGTTCGAATACGGAGGTCTTCGGCGATGAGGCACAGACGAATTCGGCCGCGCCGGAACGATGGCCCGCAACGTGATCGGCGAGCGGGTGCTGGACTTACCACACGAGTACACCGCAGACCGTGGCGTGCCGTTCAACCAGGTCCCGCGAGCCGGCGGGCCTGACGCATAATCCGATGGCGGAGAAAGGCGGCCCAGACTTGAGCGACCAATTGCGAGACATCCGGGAGTTGGCCGGCGACGCCGACGCCTACCGAGACGAGTTGTTCCGCCGCTGGACCGGCTTGTTGAGCTATCGCTACATCGGGCGCAAGCACTCGTCGATGGACCTGGGCGAGGTCGACGACACCGTCGTGATCCGTCGGGACATGCGCAACGACGCGGGCGGCATCATGGTTGCGCCGCTGGCTATTTCGTCCCCGGAAGGGTGCCAGACCGACATGGTCGCGGTGCCCAACCCGGTCATCGCCTCGGTGCAGATCATCGACCCGGGCTACGACGTGTCCAAGGTCCGGATCGTCGGTTCGGGGATCGTGCACCAGGGCCGGACCATGGGCTACGGACGGTGCACGATCGTCGACGCCGACCATCCCGACCGGGTGATCGCCTTCAACGAGGGACAGGGCGCGATCATCGGTATCCCGCCGGAAGGCCTTGACCGGATGGACGTTTCGGGTACCGAGTTGGTCATCGAGGATTCCCCGGACCTACCGCCGATGTGGGCGGCGTTCGGAGCCGCCAGACGCGACGATGGCCACTGGGTGCTGCCCGCGCTGAGCGCCGAGTTGGCCTCACCCGACGCGGCGTTGCACATCGGACCCCAACACGTCGTGCTGGAGACCGCGGCCATCGACCTGGCCGCCGACCTCGCCGGTACCCGCAAGCTGCAGGTCGTCAGCTGGCACGCCATGTTCATGTCACGCGGGAAGGTCGGGCCCTTCCGGGTAGAGGGCATCGCCCATGTTGGCGGACCCCGCCGCATCGGAGTACGCATGTTGCTGCACGACGAAGGCAACGCAGACAAGGCCGTCACCTCGGCCGCGGCGATCCTCGAGGTGGTCGACTGACCGCGCCCGGGCCGGCCTGAGATGGCGGGCTTCGGTTTCGACACACTGGCGCTGCTGACCGCGGCGGGATTCGCCGGCCCGGTGCTGGCCTCGGTGCCGCATCTACGGATCCCGCTGATCATCGGAGAGCTGGTCGTCGGACTGCTGCTGGGCAAGACCGGCTTCGGGGTGCTCGACGAATCGAACCCGACCTTCCAGTTGTTCGCCAACATCGGCTTCGCGCTGGTGATGTTCGTGGTGGGCACTCACGTCCCGGTGCGCGACCGCGAGGTGCGCTCGGCGGTGCCCCGAGCACTGCTGCGGGCTGCGCTGTGCGGGGTGGTTGCGGCGGCACTGGGTGTCGGGTTGGCCTGGCAGTTCGAGACCGGCCACGCCGCGCTGTACGCGGTGTTGATGGCCTCCTCCTCGGCGGCCCTGGCGCTGCCTGTGCTCGATTCGCTGCGTGTGACGGGGCCGCCGGCGCTTTCCGTGTCGGCCCAGATCGCCATCGCCGACACTGCGTGTATTGTGTTGCTGCCGTTGCTGATCGACCTCCGCCGCGCACCGGTGTCCGCGCTCGGCGTGCTGGCGATCGCGGCCGGCGCGCTGCTTTTTTTCGTCGTGCTGCGCGCGGCCGATCGCCGCGGCTGGCGGCAACGCGTGCATCACTATTCCGAGAAGCGCAAGTTCGCGCTGGAGTTGCGGACCAACCTGTTCGTCCTGTTCACGTTGGCCGCGCTAGCGCTACGCACCCATGTCTCGATCATGCTGGCCGGCTTCGCGTTGGGTTTGGTGATCGCGGCGGTCGGGGAGCCGCGGCGGCTGGCCCGGCAGCTGTTCGGGATCACCGAAGGGTTTTTCAGCCCGCTGTTCTTCATCTGGCTGGGCGCGTCGCTGCGGGTGCGCGAGCTGGGCGAGCACCCGAAGTTGATCCTGCTGGGGATCGGGCTGGGATTGGGCGCTGTGCTGGCCCACAGCGTGGGACGGCTGCTCGGGCAGCCGACGACCCTGGCCGTGCTCGCGGCAGCACAACTCGGCGTGCCGGTGGCGGCGGCCACAATTGGAGCCGAGGGGCACCTGCTGGCCCCGGGCGAAGGGTCGGCGCTGATGCTCGGTGCTGTGCTGACCATCGCGTCCACCTCGATCGCCGGGGGGATCGCCGCAGCGTTGGCGGCACGCGGTGCGCCCGGGCGCTAGTGGCCCAAAGTCCCCACTGACTGGGGCCGTCCTGCCCTCGTGCAGCGCTCGCGATTGCGTGATCGTGGAGCTGATGCGTGACCGAAGGGAGCAATGGCGATGGACGCGAGCCTTCCCGATACCGCGACGATCCGAACAGTCCTGGGTTTGGCGTCCCGTGCCCCGTCGGTCCACAACACCCAACCGTGGCGCTGGCGCGTGGCCGACACCAGCCTGCATTTGTTTTCCGACGCCGTCCGGCAGCTACCGAACACCGACCCCGACGGCCGGGACCTCATCCTGAGTTGCGGTGCGGCACTGCATCATTGCGTCGTCGGCCTGGCGGCGAGCGGCTGGCGGGCCAAAATGGCCCGGCTGCCCGACCCGGCCGACCCCAGCCATCTGGCCACGATCCAGATGCTGCCGTACCGGGCCGATCCGCTCGACATCGCACTCGCCGCGGCGATACCGCGGCGGCGAACCGACCGACGCCATTACAGTTCCTGGCCGGTGCCGGTGGGGGATATCGCCTTGATGGCGGCCCGGGCGGCACGCAACGGCGTCACGCTGTGTCAGGTCGAAGACATCGACCGGCTGCACAAGATCGTGTCCCGGTCGATCTGGGATCACCTCAACCCTGACTACCTGGCCGAGCTCACCGAGTGGAGCGGGCGCTATGCGTCGACGGCCGGGGTGCCGGCCCGCAGCGCGCCGGCCCCGGACGCGCACGCCAAGATCCCGGGCCGCTTGTTCGCTGGGCCCGCGCTGGCGATGCCCCCGGGCGCCTCGGCTGGCGAGGACAACGCCGTGGTGCTCGCCCTGGGCACCCGCACCGACGACCAGCTGGCACGGCTACGCGCCGGCGAAGCCACCAGCGTCGTGCTGCTGACCGCGACGTCGATGGGCTTGGCGTGTTGCCCGGTGACCGAGCCGCTGGAGATTGCCGAGACCCGCGAGGAGGTGCGGGCGGACATCTTCGGCGGGGGTCACTATCCGCAGATGTTGCTGCGCGTGGGGTGGGCGGCGGTCAACGCGGACCCGCTGCCGGCTACGCCCCGACGCAACCTCGAGGAGTTCGTCGAATGGAACATCGAGGGGCACAACGCGGCTAGCTAGCCGACCTGCAGCACATCGTCTAGCGGGTGCCGCGGCGTCGGCGGCGGAACGGCTTCCATCGGCGGCGCCACGCCGACGCGCACCACCACTTGCGGTTGGCCGACCCCGCCGATCAGGTCGCGGATGATCTCGCGGCTGTCGTCCACCTCGATCAGATGCGTGAGCGGGCAGGTGGCCAGGCCGGCCATGGTGCACTCCAGCAGCACGGCGGACAACGCCTCACCACATCTGAGCGCGTCCGACGGGGTGTCCTCCGGCGTCGACAGCACCAGGACTTTCGACCAGTCGACGTCGACCTCCGGACGCCGCTGCTGATGACTCCGGCCGGGGAAGTCCCGCCCCACATCGACGCGCGGGCGTTCCTCATCGGAAACCAGCGCGCTGGGCGGCATACCTTCGGTCAACACGAATCGTGAAGTCCACCAAGCGAGTTCCTCGTAATACGACGCATCGTCGCGGCGCAGGCTGGCGCTGAGCTCAGAGGCGGCAGCCAGCTGTGGTCGCGCATCGTCGGGAAGGACATCGAGCGTCACCGTGTCGTCGTCGAGCGCGGCGCGCAGTACGGGCTCGAAAAGACTCCAAAACGTCGGCTCCGCCAGCGGAAGCCGGTCGGTCCGGCGCACCAGGATCGCCTCGGCGCGGTCGTCTTGCGCCCCGGTGATGTGCTCGCCGGGGCGGAAGTCGACCGAGGCCAAATGGTCGGTGTTGGCCGGGTCCGGGAACCGCTCGACGACGGAGTCCCAGCCCGCGGCCAGCATGGCGACCCGGAGATGATGTAGCACGCAGCCGCAGCTGATGATCGCTTGCCGGCCCGACGGATCGGTGCCCGGGACCAACCGCCGTCGATCCAGGAACAATCGCAGCGCCCCGCCCTCGGCCACCCAGCGCCAAGGTTGGCTGTTGTGTACGGAGGGGGCCCGGCACGCCAGCCGAACCGCTTCCTTCAAAACCTCGCTGCCCGGCGTCGTGGGCATGCCGTCAACTCCTCGCTGCGTGTCGTCCACCAGCCAACCTAGGGGACGAACGGCGGCGCAGGTAGGGCCTTTTGACTCCTCCCCAGGGCGCCGGCGCGTGAATAGCCTAGAGGGCAGCGAATCAAGAGCAACGCACCCCACGCCAGTCAGGAGCCACCATGAGCCAATTGCACTGCAAGTCGGTGGTCGTCGGCGTCGACGGTTCGCGCTCCGCGATCAACGCCGCCACGTGGGCCATCGACGAGGCGATCAGCCGCGAGATGCCGCTGCGTCTGGTGTACGTGATCCCGCGGGAAGAAGGTGTGACCGGGCAACCCTCCGACTGGGAGGTCGAGCGCGGCGATCGGGCTCTGGGCCAGGCCGAGGGCGCCGTGCAAGCCACCGGCAAACCGGTCGAGATCGAAACAGCCCTGCTCTCAGGCGATCCAGAAGAGGTGCTGATCAACGAATCACAGGACGCCGCCCTGGTCTGCGCGGGTATCAGCAGCCACATATGGGGCACCGAGGGGTCGTTGGGATCCACGGCCGCGGCGTTAGCGGCCGGCGCGCACTGCCCGGTGGCCCTGATCCGCGGCGACGCGGCCGAATCACCAGCACGTGGCGTGATCACCGTTGTGCTCAATGACGAACCCGACAACGACGCGGTGGTACACCGCGCCATGGAGGAGGGTCGGCTGCGCAAAGCCACTGTGCGCCAAATCGATCGGCGACGTAACAGTTGGGTCCGACGCTATCCGGACGTCCACGTCGAGGTGGTTGCGGGGGGCACCGGCGTCACGTTTGACGAGAGCCACGACAGCACAGTCGACCTCGCCGTGGTGGGCCGCGCCGACGCCGACACGATTGCCGCGCTCGGCGAACTGAATTGCCATCCGATTCCGGGCTATCCCGACTGCTCGGTCCTGTTGGTCCGGCAGTAACTGAGCCACAGGACACGGTCGATGACGCTTCCTCCGCGATCCGTTGTCGTGGGTATCGACGGCTCGAAAGCCGCAGTGGGCGCGGCACAGTGGGCCATCGGCGAGGCGGAAACGCGGGAGGTGCCGCTGCGCCTGATCTATGCGCGTGGGGAGGTGCGCAGGGTCGATTCGGCGACCGAGGCCCCGGCTGACATGGCGGACCCGCACGCCGCTGCCGAATCGGCCCTGCGCCACGCCGCCGCGGTCATCGAAGCGGCGAACCGCCCGGTGAAAGTCGAAACCGAGATCGCTCCCGGGGCGCCGGTGGAGGCGTTGCTTCGAGCCTCGGCATGGGCGGCCATGGTGTGCGTCGGCGCCGTGGGACGCCGGCACTTCTGCGCCGGACGCACGGGCTCGATCGGCGCGGCGCTGGCCGTATCGGCGCACTGCCCGGTGGCGATCATCCGTGACACCCCGCCGCGGCCGCCGGCCCGGGATATCGTCGTCGAGCTCGACGGCGCTCCCGACAACGGCCTGCTGCTGGGCGCCGCGATGGAAGAGGCGCTGCTACGTCGGGCTCCGGTTCGGGCCGTGATCTGCCGGCACACCGCGGCGGGTCACACCGCAGACGGCGACGGCGACGGCCGCGCGCTCGCGGCCCTGGATCGGCGCCTGGCCCGTTGGCAGCGGCAATACCCGCAGCTTCAGGTGCAGTCGGTCGCGGCACCCGGCACTTTGATCGAGTACCTGGCCTGTTGCGGGCGCCAGGTCCAGCTCGCCGTCGTCGGTTCCCACGACCCCGCGCATTTGAGCGAGCTGGTCGGCAGAGTCGGCAACGCTGCCCTGCATGGTGCCGACTGCTCGTTGCTTATCGTCAATCGACGGCATCTGTGAATGGGGCGATGATGAACACGGCGCCACACGCTGTGCCCAGCCGGCAGGAAGGATTCGCCATGGTCACGGTTTTCCTGGTGGACGACCATGAGGTCGTCCGTCGCGGCCTGGCCGACCTGCTGGCGTCGGACTCCGAACTCGAAATCATCGGTGATGCGGGCTCGGTGGCGGAGGCGATGGTCCGCATCCCGGCGCTCAAACCCGACGTCGCGGTGCTCGACGTTCGGCTTCCCGACGGAAACGGAATCGAGTTGTGCCGGGAGCTGCTGTCCGAGCTTCCCGACCTGCGCTGCTTGATGCTGACGTCGTTCACTTCCGACGAGGCGATGCTCGAAGCGATCCTGGCCGGTGCTAGCGGCTACGTCGTCAAGGACATCCGGGGCATGGAGCTGGCCCAGGCGATCAAGGATGTCGGCGCCGGCAAATCGCTGCTGGACAACCGGGCCGCGGCGGCACTGATGGCAAAGCTGCGCGGCAACGCCCAACCGCCGGACCCACTGTCCGGGCTGACCGAACGGGAACGAACCCTGCTGGGGCTGCTCAGCGAGGGGTTGACCAACAAACAGATCGCCGCCCGGATGTTTCTGGCGGAGAAAACCGTCAAGAACTACGTGTCGCGGTTGCTGGCCAAGCTGGGCATGGAACGGCGCACCCAGGCGGCGGTGTTCGCCTCAAAATTGGATCAGCGCTCTACCAAGCCGATGTCGCCATAATGGCCCAATCTTGTCGCCGTAGCACCCCATTGCGGAGTTTGCCTAAGCTGAGCCCAGGCGTTTTGCCCTGTTGAGGCTTGGTGGAGGTATCTGGTCCAGTGGCCAACGATGAGGATGGCTCCGCGTTTGCCGGCCTGGGCCGTCGCGGTCTCGTCCACCGAATGCACGAGCAACTGGACGAGTTGCTGGCCTCGCGCGACCAGATGGAGCAATTGCTGCAAATCATCGTCGAGATCGGCTCGGATCTCGACCTGGACGCGACGCTGCGCCGAATCGTCCTGTCGGCGCGGAACTTAACGGCCGCTCCGTATGCCGCGCTAGCGATTCGCGATTCCGAGGGGGCGCTCATCTCGTTCCTCCACGATGGGATCGATCCGGATCTGGCCCGAAAGATCGGCAACTTGCCCGTCGGCAAGGGGATCCTGAGCCTGTCAATGCTGGACACTCCGGCGTTGCGTCTCGACGATCTCAGCACGCACCCGGCCGCGGTCGGATTTCCCGAGCATCACCCGTCGATGCGGGCCTTCCTCGCGGTACCGATCACCATTCGGGGAGCGGTGTTCGGCAATCTGTATCTGACACACGACGATCCGGAACGAGTCTTCTCCGAGTCGGATGAGGTGGCCGCCCGTGCACTGGCGTTCGCGGCCGCGGTCGCGATCGACAACGCGCGGGTTTTCGAGCGTGAACGAACGTCGGTGAAGTGGATGGATGCCAGCCGGGAGATCACCACTGCCCTGCTGTCCAGTGTGGATTCGCGAACGACGCCGCTGCAGTTGATCGCCGAACGTGCTTGCGCCCTCACCGATGCCGAGCAAGCGATCGTGCTCGTCCCTGCTGACGCCGATCTGCCGACCGAGGAAACCGACACCCTGGTCGTGTCGACCGCGGTCGGGCTCAACGCCGCGGAGGTTGTCGGGCAACGAGTTCCGGTGGACGGCTCCACCAGCGGCAGCGTATTCCGTTCCGGCACACCGCTGATCACCGAAGTGATGAGTTATCCGATTCAGGCGTTCACCGACGTCGGTCAACGATCGGCGATTGTGATGCCGCTGCGGGCCCATGACGAAGTCGCCGGTGTCATCGCGGTAGCCCGCAACGCCGAGCACCCACCCTTCGACAGCAGTTATCTGGGCCTGGTCAGTGATTTCGCCACGCATGCCGCACTGGCCCTGATGCTGGCCGAGGGGCGTGAGCACTCCCGTCAGCTGAGCATCGTGGCCGAGCGCGAGCGCATCGCCCACGACCTGCACGACCACGTGATTCAACGACTGTTCGCCGCGGGCATGGATCTGCAGGGCACGGTGGCGCGGGTGCGTTCAGCGGAGATCTCCGAGCGGCTCAATCGCACGCTTGATGACCTGCAAACCATCATCGAGGAAATCCGCACCACGATCTTCCAGCTCAAGTCTCCGCTGGGCGGCGACGGCGGTTTTCGCAATCGAATCCAACGCGTGGTCGCAGACCTGACCGGCACGCGGGACATCGTCACCACGGTGCGGATGCACGGCCCGATGGCGGCGGTGGGCGGTGAACTCGCCGAGCATGCCGAGGCGGTCACCGCCGAAGCGGTGAGCAACGCGGTCCGGCATTCCGGGGCAACCCGGTTAACTGTCGAGGTCAGTGTTGCCGACATGCTGACCGTCGAGGTCGTCGACAACGGCTGCGGCATCCCCGCCGACAATCCGCGCCGCAGTGGGTTGGCGAACCTGTCCTACCGCGCCGACCAGGTCGGCGGATCCTGCGCGGTCACCACTTCGCCGGGTGGTGGCACCAGTGTCCGCTGGACCGCTCCACTGGCCGATCACTAAGAGGTCACGATATGACCACGAATGAGATTGTCCCGCAGGGACTTTAGTCCCGGCAAAGTGCGGCCTTTGGACCGGCGCGATTGGAGACCGGGCTGCGTAACGTCGTCGCCATGACTTACGTGATCGGCAAGGCGTGCGTCGACGTCATGGAAAAGTCCTGCCTTCAGGAATGCCCGGTCGACTGCATTTACGAGGGCGACCGGACCATGTACATCAACCCCGACGAGTGCGTGGATTGTGGCGCCTGCAGGCCGGCCTGCCACACCGGCGCGATCTATTGGGAGGGCGATCTGCCCGACGACGAGCAAGTCCACTTGGCGGACAACTCCGCATTCTTCGCCCTCCCGCTGCCGGGCCGCCCCGGTCCGCTCGGTTCTCCGGGCGGTGCGACCGCCGTGGGACGAGTCGGTGTCGAC
This Mycobacterium simiae DNA region includes the following protein-coding sequences:
- the fdxA gene encoding ferredoxin, with protein sequence MTYVIGKACVDVMEKSCLQECPVDCIYEGDRTMYINPDECVDCGACRPACHTGAIYWEGDLPDDEQVHLADNSAFFALPLPGRPGPLGSPGGATAVGRVGVDTPLIAAMPPIES
- a CDS encoding sensor histidine kinase; translation: MHEQLDELLASRDQMEQLLQIIVEIGSDLDLDATLRRIVLSARNLTAAPYAALAIRDSEGALISFLHDGIDPDLARKIGNLPVGKGILSLSMLDTPALRLDDLSTHPAAVGFPEHHPSMRAFLAVPITIRGAVFGNLYLTHDDPERVFSESDEVAARALAFAAAVAIDNARVFERERTSVKWMDASREITTALLSSVDSRTTPLQLIAERACALTDAEQAIVLVPADADLPTEETDTLVVSTAVGLNAAEVVGQRVPVDGSTSGSVFRSGTPLITEVMSYPIQAFTDVGQRSAIVMPLRAHDEVAGVIAVARNAEHPPFDSSYLGLVSDFATHAALALMLAEGREHSRQLSIVAERERIAHDLHDHVIQRLFAAGMDLQGTVARVRSAEISERLNRTLDDLQTIIEEIRTTIFQLKSPLGGDGGFRNRIQRVVADLTGTRDIVTTVRMHGPMAAVGGELAEHAEAVTAEAVSNAVRHSGATRLTVEVSVADMLTVEVVDNGCGIPADNPRRSGLANLSYRADQVGGSCAVTTSPGGGTSVRWTAPLADH